In one window of Verrucomicrobiia bacterium DNA:
- the argA gene encoding amino-acid N-acetyltransferase, whose amino-acid sequence MKPTDLRGILQYIPRYREKTFVISIDGAIVTDENFANILLDIAVLRSLNIRVVLVHGAAAQIRSLAEQQGVPASDLDGSGITDAETLKLSLTAANRLTHEILEGLCTHDIRAVCTNAVIAHPKGIINGIDHLFTGKVERIDVEMLQSLLTQGMVPVIPPLGFDGDGKTYRVNSDAVAGALGEALKATKILFITSYDGLIRQGQVIRQVQVSDLDKMLAAGRNEFHPELLSKAVHAAAACRAGIPRVHVINGEVDEGLLAEVFSNEGIGTLVYANEYQQIRKAMKKDIRSILALSKNAMANAELVKRTRPMIEKNLGDYYIFEIDKNPVACVALHTYPEVGKGELAFLFVSPSHENQGIGRKLIQFVETKAKEMGLNTLITLSTQAFSYFQSKGGFVEGNPADLPSMRREKYDNSGRNSKVLVKPLTPAAMAKAS is encoded by the coding sequence GTGAAACCAACGGATCTGCGGGGCATCCTGCAATACATCCCGCGCTACCGGGAAAAGACGTTCGTCATCAGCATCGATGGCGCGATCGTCACGGACGAGAACTTTGCCAACATCCTGCTGGACATCGCCGTCCTGCGCTCGCTGAACATCCGTGTCGTGCTCGTTCACGGTGCCGCCGCGCAGATTCGCTCGCTCGCCGAGCAGCAAGGCGTGCCTGCTTCCGATCTGGATGGTTCCGGCATTACAGATGCGGAGACACTGAAGCTTTCCCTCACCGCAGCAAATCGCCTGACGCACGAAATCCTCGAAGGACTTTGCACGCATGACATCCGTGCTGTCTGCACGAATGCCGTCATCGCGCATCCGAAGGGTATCATCAACGGCATCGACCACCTCTTCACCGGCAAGGTGGAGCGTATCGATGTGGAGATGCTGCAATCGCTGCTCACTCAAGGCATGGTACCAGTCATCCCGCCTCTGGGTTTCGATGGCGATGGCAAGACGTATCGTGTGAATTCAGACGCCGTTGCTGGCGCGTTGGGTGAAGCCTTAAAGGCGACGAAAATCCTTTTCATCACCAGCTACGATGGCTTGATCCGGCAGGGGCAAGTCATCCGCCAAGTGCAGGTCAGCGACTTGGATAAGATGCTGGCTGCTGGAAGAAACGAATTTCATCCAGAGTTGCTGTCCAAAGCGGTTCACGCGGCTGCCGCTTGCCGTGCGGGCATTCCGCGAGTTCATGTCATCAATGGTGAAGTCGATGAAGGGTTGCTGGCGGAAGTGTTCTCCAATGAAGGCATCGGCACGCTCGTGTATGCGAATGAATACCAGCAGATCCGCAAGGCGATGAAGAAGGACATCCGCAGCATCCTCGCGCTGTCGAAGAACGCGATGGCCAATGCGGAATTGGTGAAGCGCACGCGCCCGATGATCGAAAAGAACTTGGGCGATTACTACATCTTCGAGATTGATAAAAACCCGGTCGCTTGCGTGGCTCTGCACACTTATCCCGAAGTGGGCAAGGGTGAGTTGGCATTCCTGTTTGTCAGTCCATCGCACGAGAACCAGGGCATCGGGCGCAAACTCATCCAGTTCGTGGAGACGAAGGCGAAAGAGATGGGTTTGAACACTCTCATCACGCTTTCCACACAGGCATTCAGCTACTTCCAATCCAAAGGCGGCTTTGTGGAAGGTAATCCTGCGGATCTGCCCAGTATGCGGCGCGAGAAGTATGATAATAGTGGGCGTAACTCCAAGGTGCTGGTGAAGCCTCTGACACCCGCGGCTATGGCGAAGGCCAGTTGA
- a CDS encoding L,D-transpeptidase, translating into MQLPPGNIFHYPSALKSERRLPKELPLRAKRQNVAPTSFILCASIREQRMDLFSADLPLRPTWNSYLFTRRYLVSTSRFGIGETENSNYTPRGLHKIGRKVGGGWPVGTAFKSRQPIGSTWQGMPNAPIAHRIMWLEGLEPGFNRGEGVDTFKRYVYIHGLGNEPSLGRPDSHGCIHLSSSDIMPLYDRLPEGTLVWIQP; encoded by the coding sequence ATGCAACTTCCGCCCGGCAATATCTTTCATTATCCCTCGGCGCTCAAATCCGAACGCCGGTTGCCGAAAGAGTTGCCGTTGCGTGCGAAACGGCAGAACGTCGCTCCGACCAGTTTCATCCTCTGCGCTTCCATTCGTGAGCAACGCATGGATTTGTTCTCGGCTGATCTGCCGTTGCGCCCGACATGGAATTCGTATCTGTTCACCCGACGTTACCTTGTTTCTACCTCGCGTTTTGGCATTGGGGAGACAGAGAATTCGAATTATACACCACGGGGTTTGCATAAGATTGGACGCAAGGTTGGGGGTGGCTGGCCAGTGGGCACGGCGTTTAAGAGCCGTCAACCGATCGGCAGTACATGGCAGGGGATGCCGAATGCACCGATTGCCCATCGCATCATGTGGCTCGAAGGGTTAGAGCCGGGTTTCAATCGTGGTGAAGGCGTGGATACATTCAAACGTTATGTTTACATCCATGGCTTAGGGAATGAACCCAGCCTGGGGCGGCCTGATTCCCACGGCTGCATCCATCTTTCCTCGTCGGACATCATGCCGCTCTACGACCGTTTACCGGAAGGCACACTGGTCTGGATTCAGCCGTGA
- a CDS encoding PQQ-binding-like beta-propeller repeat protein, giving the protein MSLTAIQSRIIHYWIAVVCLAFTAALHAQAPKLLWTADLGHRIQSSPALGADGNIYIGTDDGFIHAIKPDGSIAWTSRSEAAVVSTPAVDTQGTVYFGSMDKLFYAVNPDGRGKWFTSLRAEIASSPAITAEGDVIVATTQGAVVCYNAAGNERWRYAINEPIVSSPAIGAERMIYFGGQDGNLYALRLNGALFWQQSLGERINASPAVGPDGNIYIATVTGKVAAISPLGKILWEKNLNSPVRSSPALTSDGHILIGTDEGKLFSLQPDGVIGWTFEIPGVDVSIRSTPAVTQNGVILFGSYNGNLYGVSAAKGQLLWTQKTGDKISASPLVLPNGTIVIGSWDGKVYAYAGTSDLATDTWSSFRGNPQRTGLAVLSNAPAALKLALTPAEKILLSPATVAVQVEPQGVIETPTAVRLLVNGKQYSQLTAAPFTWTWVETNVGVFNIVAEAVFPSRPVLLSTTQTVAVQAMSSDTIKPKLEIKAPDSNPRVMIPQLTLSGTAEDNMGVSRVEYQLNKGVWQAANGTTNWTAPVALVAGENDVIVRAVDAVGNTSAEEKRTFRRIVMATPAVDIIGEGSVKPDLRKGELEVGNTYTATAEPTEGWLFIGWSGSVTNTSTKLSFTLQTNTVLRAEFKPNPFKIIAGDFHGLIFQTNAVTAGHAGHFTLTTSEKGAFKVRLILSGVMHNLSGQFDADGLASAVILDERQQALSIRFNLNWRNTPNLITGNLTTESGMAEVLGDRLAFNGKDRRTPYAGNYTVSLSSPTNAGNPSGNGYALVQVAEDGRIQMKGLLSDGTAIEQTTYISPEGLWPFYLAPYGSRSLLTGWLRFGSESFADLHGNLQWIRPSVAGTNAFAPGWQRSLTVIGSKYIPPARKQTVFGWKDGLVGLKGEGLPDLIVFKLQFKDNNDIILNGVTADIMNLKVSADTGHFTGQFVHPDFDKPVPMEGVMLQKQNHGMGFFLTPKAGGSVFISPSSP; this is encoded by the coding sequence GTGTCGCTGACTGCCATTCAATCTCGAATCATCCATTATTGGATCGCAGTCGTCTGTCTGGCGTTCACAGCGGCCCTTCACGCACAGGCTCCCAAGCTGCTTTGGACCGCTGATTTGGGTCATCGCATTCAGTCTTCTCCGGCTCTTGGTGCAGATGGAAATATCTACATCGGCACAGATGATGGCTTTATCCATGCCATCAAACCGGATGGTAGCATCGCCTGGACGAGTCGCAGTGAAGCCGCTGTTGTTTCAACGCCTGCCGTCGATACCCAAGGCACCGTTTACTTTGGTTCCATGGACAAGCTGTTCTACGCGGTGAACCCCGATGGACGAGGTAAGTGGTTCACTTCTTTGCGCGCGGAGATAGCGAGTTCTCCGGCGATCACGGCTGAAGGAGATGTGATTGTCGCTACAACGCAAGGCGCTGTGGTTTGCTACAATGCTGCGGGTAATGAACGCTGGCGCTATGCGATCAATGAACCGATTGTTTCTTCTCCCGCTATCGGTGCCGAGAGGATGATCTATTTCGGCGGGCAGGATGGAAATCTCTACGCGCTTCGCCTAAATGGCGCGCTCTTTTGGCAACAAAGCCTGGGCGAACGCATCAACGCTTCGCCCGCCGTTGGACCTGATGGAAATATCTACATAGCTACTGTGACGGGCAAAGTGGCTGCCATTTCTCCATTAGGGAAAATATTATGGGAAAAGAATCTTAATAGTCCGGTCCGCTCGTCTCCTGCGCTTACTTCAGATGGGCATATCCTCATTGGAACGGATGAAGGCAAGCTCTTCAGTCTGCAACCAGATGGGGTGATCGGTTGGACATTTGAAATACCGGGTGTGGATGTTTCCATCCGCTCGACTCCAGCGGTGACACAGAATGGTGTTATTCTTTTCGGAAGTTACAATGGCAACCTTTACGGTGTGTCGGCTGCTAAAGGCCAGTTGCTTTGGACCCAAAAGACCGGCGATAAAATCTCCGCGTCACCCTTGGTTCTTCCAAACGGAACCATCGTCATCGGTTCATGGGATGGAAAAGTCTATGCCTACGCTGGCACCAGTGACTTGGCGACCGATACGTGGTCATCATTTCGTGGTAATCCGCAGCGGACGGGCTTGGCGGTCCTTAGCAATGCACCAGCGGCTCTGAAACTGGCGCTGACTCCGGCAGAGAAAATATTGCTATCGCCAGCAACAGTAGCCGTACAAGTAGAACCGCAAGGTGTCATTGAAACTCCCACGGCAGTGCGTCTTTTGGTGAACGGAAAGCAGTACTCGCAGCTTACTGCAGCGCCTTTCACTTGGACTTGGGTGGAAACCAATGTCGGTGTTTTTAATATCGTAGCCGAGGCTGTTTTCCCCAGCCGACCTGTTTTGCTCTCGACCACACAGACAGTTGCTGTGCAAGCGATGTCATCGGATACCATCAAACCTAAGCTGGAGATCAAGGCTCCAGATTCCAATCCACGCGTCATGATTCCGCAGCTTACTCTATCCGGTACAGCGGAAGACAATATGGGCGTCAGTCGTGTGGAGTATCAGTTGAACAAAGGCGTGTGGCAGGCGGCCAATGGCACGACAAATTGGACGGCGCCTGTTGCTCTTGTCGCTGGTGAAAATGATGTGATTGTTCGTGCAGTCGATGCAGTGGGCAATACTTCTGCGGAAGAGAAACGGACTTTCCGCCGGATCGTGATGGCTACACCGGCTGTGGATATCATCGGCGAAGGCTCGGTGAAACCAGATCTGCGAAAAGGGGAGCTGGAAGTTGGCAATACTTATACGGCTACCGCTGAACCAACGGAAGGCTGGCTCTTCATTGGTTGGAGCGGCAGTGTGACGAATACGAGCACTAAGTTATCCTTCACCTTGCAGACAAACACGGTATTGCGCGCCGAGTTCAAACCTAACCCTTTTAAGATCATAGCAGGAGATTTTCACGGGCTAATTTTTCAAACAAATGCGGTTACTGCCGGTCATGCGGGGCACTTTACGCTTACGACATCGGAGAAGGGTGCGTTCAAAGTCCGCCTAATTCTTAGCGGGGTGATGCACAATCTCAGTGGGCAGTTCGATGCCGATGGTCTGGCAAGTGCAGTCATTTTGGATGAACGCCAGCAGGCTTTGAGCATTCGATTTAACCTGAACTGGCGCAACACACCTAACCTCATCACTGGCAACCTGACTACGGAAAGCGGTATGGCTGAGGTTTTGGGCGACAGGCTTGCTTTCAATGGAAAAGACCGGCGCACGCCTTACGCTGGAAACTATACGGTGAGCCTTTCTTCGCCGACGAATGCGGGCAATCCTTCAGGCAATGGTTATGCATTGGTGCAAGTCGCGGAAGATGGTCGCATCCAGATGAAGGGTCTTTTGAGCGATGGCACGGCTATTGAACAAACGACCTATATTTCTCCGGAAGGATTGTGGCCGTTTTATCTCGCACCTTATGGCAGCCGCAGTTTGCTCACAGGTTGGCTGCGTTTTGGTAGCGAATCGTTCGCTGATCTGCATGGTAATTTACAGTGGATACGGCCTAGTGTGGCAGGGACTAACGCATTTGCGCCCGGTTGGCAACGGAGCCTGACAGTCATCGGTTCCAAGTATATTCCACCCGCGCGCAAGCAAACGGTGTTTGGATGGAAGGATGGATTGGTAGGTTTGAAAGGAGAGGGATTGCCTGATTTGATCGTGTTCAAACTACAGTTCAAGGATAACAACGACATCATCCTCAATGGGGTGACGGCTGATATCATGAATCTGAAGGTATCGGCTGACACCGGCCATTTCACTGGGCAGTTCGTGCATCCGGATTTCGACAAGCCCGTGCCAATGGAAGGTGTAATGCTCCAAAAGCAGAATCATGGGATGGGATTTTTCCTCACGCCCAAGGCAGGTGGCTCAGTCTTCATCAGTCCCTCCAGTCCTTAG
- a CDS encoding phosphoribosylanthranilate isomerase — MRVRIKICGITSVADAQAAVEAGADAIGLMLWGPSKRFVTNAQAAEVVRSLPPFVSKVGVFVDPNAGEVFRAVEEIGLDTIQLHGAETPEFCRQFAALKVMKAFRIKDASSLATLTDYNTDAWLLDSYVAGQQGGTGAAFNWDLAVQAKDSGRPIVLAGGLTPENIAEAVHEVWPYAVDVSSGVESAPGKKDTELMRRFVEAVHGIDSLD; from the coding sequence ATGCGAGTTCGTATCAAGATTTGCGGGATAACGTCCGTGGCAGATGCCCAGGCCGCAGTAGAGGCCGGAGCAGACGCTATCGGGCTGATGCTTTGGGGGCCGAGCAAGCGGTTTGTGACCAATGCGCAAGCTGCTGAGGTCGTGCGTTCTCTTCCGCCATTCGTCAGCAAAGTAGGGGTATTCGTTGATCCAAACGCTGGTGAAGTCTTCCGAGCGGTCGAGGAGATCGGGTTGGATACCATCCAACTTCACGGAGCGGAGACACCGGAGTTTTGCCGCCAGTTCGCTGCCTTGAAGGTGATGAAGGCGTTTCGTATCAAGGATGCATCCTCCTTGGCGACGTTGACGGATTACAATACGGACGCGTGGTTGCTGGATAGCTATGTAGCGGGTCAGCAAGGTGGAACAGGGGCTGCGTTCAACTGGGACTTGGCCGTGCAGGCAAAGGACTCAGGCCGTCCTATCGTGCTGGCGGGTGGCTTGACCCCTGAGAACATCGCAGAAGCGGTGCATGAGGTGTGGCCTTATGCGGTGGATGTCTCCAGCGGGGTAGAGTCTGCCCCAGGTAAAAAAGACACGGAGCTGATGCGGAGATTTGTTGAGGCGGTGCACGGCATAGATAGCTTGGATTGA
- a CDS encoding VOC family protein: MSLAKKLLHTRYRLNDLEKSVKFYKEILGLEEVRRHKSPRGSELVFMKTPESEELIELCYFPSSGPVVVQTDLTHLAFEVDSLEEFGKHLEKHGLKYSDGPTLRPDGNGGFAFIDAPEGYEIELIQAPKKFFS; this comes from the coding sequence ATGAGTTTAGCCAAGAAATTGCTGCATACCCGCTATCGCCTGAATGATCTCGAGAAGTCGGTAAAGTTTTACAAGGAGATCCTCGGCTTAGAAGAAGTGCGACGGCACAAATCACCACGCGGCTCTGAACTGGTGTTCATGAAGACGCCTGAGAGCGAGGAATTGATCGAGCTTTGCTATTTTCCCAGCAGCGGACCGGTGGTGGTGCAGACAGATCTGACGCATCTGGCCTTTGAGGTGGATAGCCTGGAGGAGTTCGGCAAACACTTGGAGAAACACGGCCTGAAATATTCTGATGGCCCCACCTTGCGGCCGGATGGCAATGGCGGCTTTGCTTTCATCGATGCGCCAGAGGGGTATGAGATCGAGCTGATCCAAGCGCCGAAGAAGTTCTTTAGCTGA